In Candidatus Methanomethylophilus alvi Mx1201, a genomic segment contains:
- a CDS encoding HVO_0476 family zinc finger protein — translation MADDLPDTILYQCPDCADVTEHKILKAKMGRSSVSGTFQCGECGRVFTGTIRLPRKIEVKVMFSDQDVTEVTRTVLMEDEIVQVGDEFDLDDGRHVQITYIDNAEGKRRKSCPAPEVKALWVKSFDILHVKASINDYKRTYPMYLEAEPDDEFTIGMIMNFDTWDAVIHAIKTKTKLMRRGTAEARDIVRIYGKKLNGQRPEEILVDEDEPFDESLYDDGTMDLDE, via the coding sequence ATGGCAGATGATCTCCCGGATACGATCCTCTATCAGTGCCCCGACTGCGCTGATGTTACCGAACATAAGATACTGAAGGCCAAAATGGGCAGGTCCAGTGTGAGCGGTACGTTCCAGTGCGGCGAATGCGGGCGCGTGTTCACCGGGACCATCCGGCTTCCTAGGAAGATCGAGGTCAAGGTCATGTTCAGCGACCAGGATGTCACCGAGGTCACCCGCACCGTCCTCATGGAGGACGAGATCGTTCAGGTAGGCGACGAATTCGACCTAGACGACGGCCGCCATGTACAGATCACCTATATCGACAACGCCGAGGGCAAGAGGAGGAAATCCTGTCCCGCCCCCGAAGTGAAGGCCCTGTGGGTCAAGAGTTTCGATATCCTTCATGTCAAGGCATCCATCAACGACTACAAGCGCACCTATCCAATGTACTTGGAGGCCGAGCCGGATGACGAGTTCACCATCGGCATGATCATGAACTTCGACACCTGGGATGCGGTCATACACGCCATCAAGACCAAGACGAAGCTCATGAGGAGGGGTACCGCCGAGGCCAGGGACATCGTCCGCATCTACGGCAAAAAACTCAATGGCCAGCGTCCGGAGGAGATCCTCGTGGACGAGGACGAGCCGTTCGACGAGTCGCTCTACGACGACGGTACGATGGACCTCGACGAATGA
- a CDS encoding MBL fold metallo-hydrolase, translating to MTSIDILVIGHLERGADGSVVPSGTWSTSSLVRTDDGHNIVVDTSQGYMGAGIRSSFKQIGRIFPEDVDTVVLTHGHPDHIGNLGLFRNAEVLKFSGGDPMDGVTLLDTEKEIAKGVRFVRTPGHTEDSGSLFVDADRRYALVGDAVPLQENLEKKAVPALNCDPDEAMASMKRIVQYADVVVPGHGKPFGISALKRLYK from the coding sequence ATGACATCCATCGACATCCTCGTCATCGGACATCTCGAGAGGGGTGCGGACGGTTCCGTGGTCCCCTCCGGTACATGGTCCACCTCCTCATTGGTAAGGACCGACGACGGCCACAACATCGTCGTAGATACCAGTCAGGGATATATGGGGGCCGGGATAAGGTCGTCCTTCAAGCAGATAGGCAGGATATTCCCCGAGGATGTCGATACGGTCGTCCTCACCCACGGGCATCCCGACCACATCGGGAATCTGGGACTGTTCCGTAACGCCGAGGTCCTGAAGTTCTCCGGAGGGGACCCGATGGACGGGGTGACCCTCTTGGATACCGAGAAGGAGATTGCGAAAGGGGTCCGCTTCGTGCGCACTCCGGGGCATACCGAGGACTCGGGATCTCTTTTCGTGGACGCCGACAGGCGCTATGCCTTGGTCGGAGACGCGGTCCCTCTGCAGGAGAATCTGGAGAAGAAGGCGGTCCCCGCCTTGAACTGCGATCCCGATGAGGCCATGGCCTCCATGAAGAGGATAGTGCAGTATGCGGACGTCGTGGTGCCCGGCCACGGGAAGCCGTTCGGTATCTCCGCTCTCAAGAGGCTTTATAAGTAA